A single window of Candidatus Taylorbacteria bacterium DNA harbors:
- a CDS encoding translation elongation factor Ts, whose amino-acid sequence MITTDQIKALRDETGISVMQCKKALEEANGDKEKALIILRKKGGDIASKKADRMLGAGIIASYIHGNGNVGTLIELSCETDFVSKNQEFIALAHDIAMHVAASNPEFVKFDEVSEEAKNKAREVFAKDIEGKPANMKEKIMEGKLNSFFGEKVLLNQPFIKNPEMTIGSLIEGAIQKFGEKIEVSRFTRFSVLNK is encoded by the coding sequence ATGATAACAACTGACCAAATCAAAGCTCTTCGGGATGAAACAGGCATTTCAGTGATGCAGTGCAAGAAGGCGCTCGAGGAAGCCAATGGCGACAAGGAGAAGGCTCTGATCATATTGAGAAAAAAAGGAGGAGATATCGCTTCCAAAAAGGCCGATAGGATGTTGGGGGCGGGCATTATTGCATCATATATTCATGGGAATGGAAATGTGGGCACGCTAATAGAACTTTCATGCGAAACGGATTTCGTATCTAAAAACCAGGAATTTATAGCTTTGGCTCATGATATAGCGATGCACGTTGCCGCATCAAATCCCGAATTCGTGAAATTCGATGAGGTAAGTGAAGAGGCCAAAAATAAAGCGCGCGAAGTGTTTGCGAAAGATATTGAGGGCAAACCAGCAAACATGAAAGAGAAAATCATGGAGGGGAAATTGAATTCATTTTTTGGAGAAAAAGTGCTTCTCAATCAGCCGTTTATCAAGAATCCCGAAATGACCATCGGTTCTCTCATCGAGGGAGCAATTCAAAAATTCGGAGAAAAAATTGAAGTCTCCCGGTTCACTCGTTTCTCCGTACTTAATAAATAA
- the rpsB gene encoding 30S ribosomal protein S2: METKKNLDKTLIEAMFKAGAHFAMSPRRRHPQAVPFIFGAKNNVEIFDLEKTSGMLASACEYVRSIARDGKQILFVGGKNESQEAVRSGADSIGMPYVSGRWIGGTFTNFNEIKKRVQKMEDTIAQREKGELAKYTKKERLLIDREVEKLERFFSGIRKMKDRPAAIFVVDQKREKIAVTEAHKQNIPVVSLSGSDCNFKEVDFPIPGNDSSISSIRFFVGEIVRAYKEGAKERESAAAAPVQNVVYKK, from the coding sequence ATGGAAACCAAGAAAAACCTCGATAAAACTTTAATTGAAGCCATGTTTAAGGCAGGGGCGCATTTCGCAATGAGTCCCCGAAGAAGGCATCCGCAGGCCGTGCCTTTTATTTTTGGTGCGAAAAATAACGTAGAAATCTTCGATCTTGAAAAAACAAGCGGAATGCTCGCCTCTGCTTGCGAGTATGTTCGGTCCATTGCGAGAGATGGCAAGCAGATTCTTTTCGTCGGAGGGAAAAATGAGTCTCAAGAAGCTGTGCGAAGCGGAGCCGACTCGATAGGAATGCCGTATGTTTCGGGCCGATGGATTGGAGGCACTTTCACCAATTTCAATGAAATAAAAAAACGCGTTCAAAAAATGGAAGACACGATTGCCCAAAGAGAGAAAGGGGAATTGGCAAAATATACGAAGAAAGAACGGCTTTTGATTGACAGAGAAGTGGAAAAACTCGAAAGATTTTTCTCGGGCATCCGCAAAATGAAAGACAGGCCGGCAGCGATATTCGTAGTAGATCAGAAGCGCGAAAAAATCGCCGTGACTGAAGCCCATAAGCAAAATATTCCGGTTGTGAGCCTTTCCGGCTCCGACTGCAACTTTAAAGAAGTGGATTTTCCGATTCCAGGCAATGACAGCTCCATTTCGAGTATCCGTTTTTTTGTGGGAGAAATTGTGAGAGCGTATAAAGAAGGAGCGAAAGAGCGGGAATCCGCGGCTGCCGCGCCGGTCCAGAATGTGGTGTACAAGAAATAA
- a CDS encoding PCRF domain-containing protein, whose translation MDIKKLKENHKTAFLAENLEGLEKQEVELQKMLASDPHMKNLAEEEIKNLHAQKEAVESQIEDILAKDKEEEEFPNEIILEIRAGAGGEEAALFAQSLASMYTSFSQKRGFEVLKISQSESALRGFKEVVFEIHGKDVYRLFRFETGVHRIQRVPETEKMGRVHTSTASVAVLPLKKKMSFEINPADIKMEFSRSGGAGGQNVNKVETAVRLIHVPTGIDVRCTSERSQLKNREKAMSILQAKLSRFKEEEEAKKYAGKRKDQIGTADRSEKIRTYNVLQDRVTDHRLKESWHNIEGIFKGEIEPLIEALRMKATERLDQ comes from the coding sequence ATGGATATAAAAAAATTAAAAGAAAACCATAAGACCGCTTTTTTGGCAGAGAATCTAGAGGGGCTAGAGAAGCAGGAAGTCGAACTTCAAAAAATGCTCGCGAGCGATCCTCACATGAAGAATCTGGCGGAAGAAGAAATAAAAAATCTTCATGCCCAAAAGGAAGCTGTAGAGAGTCAGATTGAAGATATTTTGGCCAAAGATAAAGAGGAAGAGGAATTTCCCAATGAAATTATTCTCGAAATCCGCGCGGGCGCAGGAGGAGAGGAGGCGGCTCTTTTTGCCCAAAGTTTGGCTTCTATGTACACGAGCTTTTCCCAAAAGCGCGGTTTTGAAGTCTTGAAGATAAGCCAGTCGGAGTCCGCGCTTCGTGGCTTCAAGGAGGTGGTGTTTGAAATACACGGAAAGGATGTGTATCGTCTTTTTCGATTCGAAACCGGAGTGCACAGGATTCAAAGAGTGCCGGAGACGGAAAAAATGGGACGAGTGCATACTTCGACCGCCTCTGTGGCCGTCTTGCCTCTGAAGAAGAAAATGTCGTTCGAAATCAACCCGGCAGATATAAAAATGGAATTTTCTCGCTCCGGCGGAGCAGGCGGACAGAATGTGAACAAAGTGGAAACCGCCGTCAGGCTTATCCACGTCCCGACCGGTATTGATGTCCGATGCACTTCCGAGCGAAGCCAGCTTAAGAACAGGGAAAAAGCCATGAGCATTTTGCAGGCGAAGCTCTCGAGGTTTAAGGAAGAAGAGGAGGCGAAGAAATACGCGGGCAAAAGAAAAGACCAAATAGGCACTGCCGATCGTTCAGAAAAAATCCGCACCTACAACGTTCTTCAAGATCGAGTAACCGACCATAGACTAAAGGAATCATGGCACAACATCGAGGGGATTTTTAAAGGTGAGATAGAGCCCTTAATCGAGGCGTTACGGATGAAAGCCACGGAGCGACTTGACCAGTGA
- the rpmE gene encoding 50S ribosomal protein L31 gives MKTDIHPKYYSDATATCACGAVYTVGSTQEKISVEICSNCHPFYTGKENLLDTAGRVEKFKARQQKKAPTSKK, from the coding sequence ATGAAGACTGACATCCATCCAAAATACTATAGTGATGCCACCGCAACCTGCGCATGCGGCGCGGTTTACACGGTGGGTTCTACTCAAGAAAAAATCTCCGTGGAAATCTGCAGTAATTGCCACCCTTTCTATACGGGCAAGGAAAATCTTCTTGATACCGCCGGCCGGGTTGAAAAGTTTAAAGCGAGACAACAAAAGAAAGCTCCCACTTCTAAAAAGTAA
- a CDS encoding lytic murein transglycosylase, with protein sequence MLALSVFSLVLLSYSDQYLPHVYAQSEEAITARQKQLEAELEQVLKEIDEQTVILDSERQKGASLERDVAILNAQIAKAKLNIRARELAIEALGKDITKKDETIEALNARIDKNKESLAELIRKTNEIDSFSLVEAVLAKSDFSDFFADVDSYASIQESLQTTVRVIRDDKSENEVQKDSLNKKRLKEIDAKISIEDEKRKIETAEAEKKRLLGLSKQQQQSYATVLSQRQAKAAAIRSALFSLRDTAAIPFGKALEYANAASKSTGVRPAFILAILTQESNLGKNVGTCNRPGDPPEKGWQSIMKPERDQAPYLRITSALGLDPASMPLSCPMGGGYGGAMGPSQFIPSTWEMYQARIGDVVGKTNPNPWEPRDAIVATSLFVADLGASAGGYSAEREAALRYYAGGNWSLPKNAFYGDQVMAKAQLIQETMIDPLQGL encoded by the coding sequence ATGTTAGCTCTAAGTGTTTTTTCACTTGTCCTTTTGAGTTATTCGGATCAATATCTTCCGCACGTTTACGCCCAGAGTGAAGAGGCTATCACGGCTAGGCAGAAGCAATTGGAGGCAGAACTTGAGCAGGTCCTGAAGGAGATTGACGAGCAAACCGTGATTTTGGATTCGGAGCGCCAGAAAGGAGCGTCCTTAGAACGAGATGTGGCTATTTTGAATGCTCAAATCGCAAAGGCAAAGCTTAATATCCGTGCGAGGGAACTCGCCATTGAGGCTCTCGGTAAAGACATTACCAAGAAGGATGAAACTATTGAGGCACTCAATGCTCGGATAGATAAAAACAAAGAATCACTGGCCGAGCTTATCAGAAAAACAAACGAGATTGATTCTTTCAGTCTCGTGGAAGCGGTGCTCGCCAAGTCGGACTTCTCGGATTTTTTCGCGGATGTGGATTCTTATGCTTCAATCCAAGAATCGCTCCAAACAACCGTCCGCGTGATACGCGATGACAAAAGCGAGAACGAAGTTCAAAAAGATTCGCTTAATAAAAAAAGGCTGAAAGAGATTGATGCCAAAATCTCAATTGAAGATGAAAAACGGAAAATCGAAACCGCGGAAGCCGAAAAAAAGCGCCTCTTGGGCCTAAGCAAGCAACAGCAACAGAGCTATGCGACTGTTCTTTCGCAACGTCAGGCGAAAGCGGCGGCAATACGGAGCGCGCTTTTCTCGCTTCGAGACACGGCGGCGATACCCTTCGGGAAGGCGCTTGAGTATGCAAATGCTGCCTCCAAATCTACTGGAGTTCGTCCAGCTTTTATTTTGGCGATTCTTACCCAGGAATCTAATCTTGGAAAAAATGTGGGGACGTGCAATCGGCCGGGAGACCCGCCGGAGAAAGGCTGGCAATCTATCATGAAGCCGGAGCGTGACCAGGCTCCCTATTTACGCATTACATCTGCCCTCGGACTCGACCCCGCTTCGATGCCACTTTCATGTCCGATGGGAGGAGGATACGGCGGAGCGATGGGGCCCTCGCAATTTATTCCTTCTACTTGGGAAATGTATCAGGCAAGAATTGGAGACGTTGTCGGGAAAACAAATCCCAATCCGTGGGAGCCGAGAGATGCGATTGTTGCGACGTCTCTTTTTGTGGCGGACTTAGGAGCATCTGCGGGAGGATACAGCGCGGAGCGCGAGGCGGCGTTGCGATACTATGCCGGAGGCAACTGGAGTTTGCCCAAAAATGCATTTTACGGAGACCAGGTGATGGCAAAAGCCCAGCTTATTCAGGAGACGATGATTGATCCGTTGCAGGGACTTTAA
- a CDS encoding 50S ribosomal protein L25: MLTLHLEKRDGKIKLAKLRKGGKLPAVYYGPKEKSTSVSVSATEFKKVWKQVGESSIISLKDGKDEHDALIKDVDVDPVSGVFRHADFYVVEKGKKLQVSVPLVFEGVSPAVKDLGGILVKVIHELKIEAIPKDLPHTILVNISSLSAFDSRIQAKDLQLPTGVSLVINPDDVIASVAQPREEKEEEVVPVDLSQIEISEKKGKEEKEGEEGEVATAPNEGGKEAKKDTKDTK; encoded by the coding sequence ATGCTTACGTTACATTTAGAAAAACGCGATGGCAAAATAAAGCTGGCGAAGCTTCGAAAAGGGGGGAAATTGCCGGCTGTTTACTATGGGCCGAAAGAGAAATCAACTTCTGTGTCGGTTTCCGCCACCGAATTTAAGAAAGTCTGGAAGCAGGTAGGAGAATCTTCGATTATCTCCCTTAAGGACGGCAAAGACGAACATGACGCGCTGATTAAAGACGTGGATGTGGATCCCGTGTCTGGAGTGTTCCGTCATGCGGATTTTTATGTAGTAGAGAAAGGCAAGAAACTGCAAGTGAGCGTCCCTCTTGTCTTTGAAGGTGTTTCTCCCGCGGTGAAAGATTTGGGAGGAATTTTGGTGAAGGTTATTCATGAACTTAAAATCGAAGCTATTCCAAAAGACCTTCCCCACACTATTTTGGTCAACATTTCTTCGCTTTCGGCATTCGATAGCAGGATTCAGGCAAAAGATTTACAATTGCCTACCGGAGTGAGCTTGGTGATTAATCCCGATGACGTGATTGCATCAGTCGCGCAACCTCGGGAGGAGAAGGAAGAGGAAGTAGTTCCGGTTGATTTGTCACAAATTGAAATTTCTGAGAAGAAGGGTAAAGAAGAGAAAGAGGGTGAAGAAGGCGAAGTAGCTACTGCGCCAAATGAAGGCGGGAAAGAAGCGAAGAAAGATACTAAAGACACTAAATAA
- the dnaE gene encoding DNA polymerase III subunit alpha, producing the protein MSKFIHLHTHSHYSLLSALPKIPELVAAAKSDGASALALTDNGNLHGAIEFYKECKKAGIKPILGIDAYKALRSRGDKQAGIDNARSRLILLAKGTEGYMNLIKLVTASYLEGFYYKPRIDNELLEKWGSDLVCISPAWSGEISGLLKNKNYEGAEEKISFYKKLFGKENFFLEITHHPEIAGHMELMKEIGVLARKTDTPLVASQDVFYLHPEDKKAWRTLMSVQNGGDMGEKREFGGSDENFSFISGKEMEKNFKDSPDALLNIEKVSALCNLKLPLGKWLFPSYIPKSGLSTDEELRRIVYLGIKNRGLPESKEVLDRIEYELGIILQKGYAPYFLVVGDLLRFAHEQKILTTIRGSVAGSIVTYLAYITNVNPLEYKLPFERFLNPERPSAPDIDMDFADNRRDEVIEYAKKKYGYDKVAQIGTFGTMMARGAVRDVTRALGYPYALGDTLAKMIPMGSQGFPMTLDRALEIVPELTREYERDAKAKEIIDIAKKIEGCARHISVHAAGVVISPIPLTDVVPLQYDTKGENKIITQYDMYSIDEDNAGLLKFDFLGIKNLSILAEAVENANQKYGTSIDIEKIPIDDKKTFELLAKGETAGLFQLNGTGMTAYLKQLKPTSILDINAMVALYRPGPMESIPQYIERKHNPMLVTYLDPRLKDILSQSYGVITYQDDVLMTSIKLGGFTWLEADKLRKAMGKKIPREMEAQKEKLLEGLVKNGMSQTKANTLWKLIEPFAAYGFGKAHAASYGRVAYQTAYMKANFPAVYMSSVLSADSGDVEKIGEIIAECKRMEIPVLPPDINESASQFTVVGDLKEGVSEKIRFGLTTIKNFGEGIADIIIGERGKNGKFKSLADFLERIKDRNLNKKSLEALVKCGAMDAFGERGEMLGNIEGLLSYNKENKLADNHNSLFGDAEIHTSFLKLNPMPPAAQNEKLTWEKELLGLYISGHPLDHMKEKLEKQGNSIKKIKEGLKEGMVTVVAGIIEEIRPLLTKNGEQMLFIRLADYTGSIETVVFPRVFSEYKALLRPEACVAFKAKFSLRNDTPSLIVEKVKAL; encoded by the coding sequence ATGTCAAAATTCATTCATCTCCATACCCATTCGCACTATTCCCTCCTCTCCGCTCTGCCGAAAATTCCGGAACTTGTGGCCGCGGCAAAAAGCGACGGCGCAAGCGCGCTCGCACTGACCGACAACGGCAACTTGCACGGAGCGATAGAATTTTACAAAGAATGTAAGAAAGCTGGCATAAAGCCGATTTTGGGAATTGATGCCTATAAAGCTCTTCGTAGCCGTGGCGACAAGCAGGCAGGAATAGACAATGCGCGCTCAAGACTCATTCTTTTGGCAAAAGGCACAGAGGGCTACATGAATCTCATAAAATTGGTCACCGCCTCATACCTTGAAGGTTTCTACTATAAGCCCAGAATCGATAACGAACTTTTGGAAAAATGGGGAAGCGACTTGGTCTGTATCTCTCCCGCATGGAGCGGAGAAATTTCAGGCCTTCTCAAAAATAAAAATTACGAAGGAGCGGAGGAAAAAATTTCGTTTTACAAAAAATTGTTTGGTAAAGAGAATTTCTTTTTGGAAATAACACATCACCCCGAGATTGCGGGTCATATGGAGCTCATGAAGGAAATCGGGGTTCTCGCTCGCAAGACTGACACTCCCCTCGTGGCTTCGCAGGATGTTTTCTATCTGCATCCGGAAGACAAAAAAGCCTGGCGCACCCTCATGTCTGTTCAAAATGGAGGCGACATGGGCGAGAAGCGAGAGTTTGGAGGAAGCGACGAAAACTTTTCGTTCATTTCGGGAAAAGAAATGGAAAAAAATTTTAAAGATTCGCCGGATGCGCTCCTCAATATTGAAAAAGTGAGCGCGCTCTGCAATCTGAAGCTGCCCCTCGGCAAATGGCTTTTTCCTTCCTATATTCCCAAATCAGGATTATCAACTGACGAGGAGCTTCGAAGAATTGTGTACTTGGGAATAAAAAATCGTGGACTCCCCGAGTCGAAAGAAGTTCTCGACCGTATCGAATATGAGCTCGGCATTATTTTACAAAAGGGCTACGCCCCCTATTTTCTCGTGGTCGGAGACCTTCTTCGATTTGCCCATGAGCAAAAAATTCTCACCACTATTCGAGGCTCGGTTGCAGGCTCCATCGTCACCTATCTCGCGTATATTACGAACGTAAATCCACTCGAATACAAGCTCCCCTTCGAGCGATTCTTAAATCCCGAGCGCCCGTCCGCGCCCGACATCGACATGGATTTTGCGGATAACCGACGCGATGAGGTCATTGAGTATGCAAAAAAGAAATACGGCTACGATAAAGTCGCCCAGATCGGAACCTTCGGAACAATGATGGCGCGAGGCGCCGTTCGCGACGTAACTCGCGCTCTGGGATATCCCTATGCCTTGGGAGACACGCTCGCAAAAATGATCCCTATGGGCTCGCAAGGCTTCCCCATGACCCTCGACCGCGCGCTTGAAATCGTGCCTGAACTCACGCGAGAATATGAAAGAGATGCCAAGGCAAAAGAAATCATCGACATCGCAAAAAAAATCGAGGGATGCGCAAGACACATTTCCGTGCATGCCGCGGGCGTGGTCATCTCGCCGATTCCGCTTACCGACGTGGTGCCTCTCCAGTACGACACCAAGGGAGAAAACAAAATCATCACCCAGTATGATATGTATTCCATCGATGAAGACAACGCCGGGCTTTTGAAATTTGATTTTCTCGGCATAAAAAATCTCTCAATTCTCGCGGAAGCGGTGGAAAATGCAAATCAAAAATACGGCACAAGCATTGATATTGAAAAAATTCCGATTGATGACAAAAAAACATTCGAGTTACTGGCAAAAGGAGAGACCGCTGGACTTTTCCAGTTAAACGGAACAGGAATGACAGCGTACTTGAAGCAGTTGAAGCCGACTTCGATTTTGGACATCAATGCCATGGTCGCCCTCTATCGCCCGGGACCGATGGAGTCTATCCCCCAATATATCGAACGGAAACACAATCCGATGTTGGTGACATACCTTGATCCTCGTCTCAAAGACATTTTGAGCCAGTCATATGGAGTGATTACTTACCAAGATGATGTTCTGATGACCTCAATCAAACTTGGTGGCTTCACCTGGCTTGAAGCTGACAAACTCCGTAAAGCGATGGGCAAAAAAATTCCCCGAGAGATGGAAGCGCAGAAAGAAAAACTCCTTGAAGGGCTCGTGAAAAATGGCATGAGTCAGACAAAAGCCAATACATTATGGAAACTTATCGAACCCTTTGCGGCATATGGATTCGGAAAAGCTCACGCCGCAAGCTACGGTAGGGTGGCGTACCAAACTGCGTATATGAAAGCCAATTTCCCTGCTGTATATATGTCAAGCGTTCTCTCCGCCGACTCCGGCGATGTGGAAAAAATCGGGGAAATCATTGCCGAGTGCAAGCGCATGGAAATTCCTGTACTCCCGCCGGATATCAATGAAAGCGCGAGCCAATTTACCGTGGTCGGAGATTTGAAAGAGGGAGTCAGCGAAAAAATCCGCTTCGGGTTGACGACAATTAAAAATTTTGGAGAAGGAATCGCGGACATAATAATTGGCGAACGGGGAAAAAACGGCAAATTCAAGTCACTCGCTGATTTTCTGGAAAGAATTAAAGACAGAAACCTAAACAAAAAATCGTTGGAGGCCTTGGTGAAATGCGGAGCGATGGACGCATTTGGAGAGAGGGGAGAGATGCTCGGAAATATTGAAGGATTGCTCTCGTACAACAAAGAAAACAAACTCGCGGACAATCATAACTCGCTTTTCGGGGATGCCGAGATTCACACGTCTTTTTTGAAATTGAATCCGATGCCACCGGCAGCACAAAATGAGAAACTCACCTGGGAAAAAGAGCTCCTCGGCCTTTACATCTCGGGACATCCATTGGACCACATGAAAGAGAAGCTCGAGAAACAAGGGAACTCAATTAAAAAAATCAAGGAGGGACTCAAGGAAGGAATGGTCACCGTAGTTGCGGGCATTATTGAAGAAATTCGTCCCCTCCTCACCAAAAATGGAGAGCAAATGCTTTTTATCCGATTAGCGGATTATACCGGCTCGATTGAAACTGTTGTTTTTCCGCGGGTGTTTTCCGAATACAAAGCTCTTCTTCGACCCGAAGCCTGCGTTGCTTTCAAAGCAAAATTTTCCCTTCGAAATGACACCCCCTCACTCATTGTTGAGAAAGTGAAAGCTCTATAA
- the thrS gene encoding threonine--tRNA ligase: MKSTENLPKLRHSLAHLLAAAVLELYPDALNTIGPAIDNGFYYDFEFSAPISDKNLKKIENKMREILKHWDVFEHIDASVKEAQTIFANNPYKSELIEEINAKGEKITLYYSGPKKSLPSLSDLKANTLHLTPNTFLDLCRGGHVEDIEELKKSAWKLSHIAGAYWRGDEKNKMLTRIYGLAFESKEELEAYEKQTEEAKKRDHKKLGRELGLFIFSDLVGPGLPIYTFKGAAVRREIINFSNELQKEIGYQEVHTPNMNKAELFKVSGHYEKFREDMFKVSSQYTKEEYFLKPMNCPQHTQIFSSENRSYRDLPIRISDFANLYRDEKPGQLSGLTRLRSFSQDDGHSFCREDQIKEEFTSVLGAIQKALKVYGMSYKIRLSLWDETKREKYLGEPAVWEKSQKILEEILKERGVDYFVGIGEAAIYGPKMDVITTDSIGREWQISTIQLDFIMPERFGLKYTDKDGKEKTPVMIHRALVGSPERFLGILIEHYAGNFPLWLSPVQVKIIPVRENHNTYAEEVYGELRKNNIRVEIDIDDENLGKKVRKAKVEKIPYFIIIGDKDLEARKVTLESRDHGNLGQLDSNEVLVKLQKEIEEKK, encoded by the coding sequence ATGAAATCGACTGAAAACCTGCCTAAATTAAGACACTCTCTTGCTCACCTTCTTGCCGCGGCGGTTCTTGAGCTTTATCCGGATGCCTTAAATACCATCGGCCCAGCAATCGACAATGGTTTTTATTATGACTTTGAATTTAGCGCGCCAATATCTGACAAGAATCTCAAAAAAATTGAGAACAAAATGCGGGAGATTCTCAAGCACTGGGATGTTTTTGAGCATATTGATGCAAGTGTAAAAGAAGCTCAAACTATTTTTGCAAACAATCCTTATAAATCTGAATTGATTGAAGAAATAAACGCTAAGGGTGAAAAAATCACTCTCTATTATTCCGGCCCGAAAAAATCACTTCCCTCTCTCTCCGATTTAAAAGCTAACACCTTACACCTTACACCTAACACCTTCCTCGACCTATGTAGAGGCGGACACGTCGAAGATATCGAGGAGTTGAAAAAATCTGCATGGAAACTCTCTCACATTGCTGGAGCGTATTGGCGAGGCGACGAGAAAAATAAAATGCTCACCCGCATCTATGGGCTTGCCTTTGAGAGTAAAGAAGAACTTGAGGCATACGAGAAGCAGACTGAGGAAGCAAAAAAACGCGACCATAAAAAACTCGGCCGAGAACTCGGCCTTTTCATATTTTCTGATCTTGTTGGTCCGGGCCTGCCAATTTATACATTTAAGGGAGCGGCAGTTAGAAGAGAGATTATCAATTTTTCAAATGAATTGCAGAAGGAAATCGGCTACCAAGAGGTCCACACGCCGAACATGAACAAAGCCGAGCTTTTTAAGGTATCTGGGCATTATGAGAAATTCCGAGAAGATATGTTTAAAGTGTCATCGCAATACACAAAAGAAGAATACTTCTTGAAGCCGATGAACTGTCCTCAGCACACGCAAATTTTTTCTTCGGAAAACCGAAGCTACAGAGATTTGCCGATTCGAATTTCTGATTTCGCAAATCTGTATCGCGACGAAAAGCCAGGACAGCTCTCTGGCCTTACGCGCCTTCGTTCCTTTTCACAGGATGATGGACATTCCTTTTGCAGAGAAGACCAGATAAAGGAAGAATTTACGTCAGTGCTTGGAGCCATACAAAAAGCACTCAAGGTGTATGGCATGAGTTACAAAATCCGACTATCTCTTTGGGATGAGACAAAGAGAGAGAAATATTTGGGTGAACCCGCGGTTTGGGAAAAATCTCAAAAAATCCTCGAGGAAATTCTCAAAGAGAGAGGAGTTGATTATTTTGTCGGAATTGGAGAAGCAGCCATCTATGGTCCAAAAATGGATGTAATCACGACAGATTCAATTGGTCGTGAATGGCAAATTTCTACAATACAGCTTGATTTCATCATGCCAGAACGCTTCGGATTAAAATATACAGATAAAGATGGCAAAGAAAAAACTCCAGTGATGATTCATCGCGCTCTTGTCGGCTCCCCTGAAAGATTTCTCGGTATCTTAATCGAGCATTATGCCGGTAACTTCCCTCTCTGGCTTTCTCCGGTGCAAGTTAAGATTATTCCGGTCCGGGAAAATCACAACACCTATGCAGAAGAAGTTTACGGTGAACTGCGCAAAAATAATATTCGAGTAGAAATTGATATTGATGATGAAAACCTTGGAAAAAAAGTGAGGAAAGCAAAAGTAGAAAAAATCCCCTACTTTATCATCATCGGTGACAAAGACCTCGAAGCAAGAAAGGTTACTCTCGAATCCCGCGACCATGGCAATTTGGGCCAGCTCGACTCAAACGAAGTTCTCGTAAAATTACAGAAAGAAATTGAGGAGAAAAAGTAA